The Thermanaerovibrio acidaminovorans DSM 6589 genome contains a region encoding:
- a CDS encoding S4 domain-containing protein produces MRVDKFLKLARIVKRRTVAQEMAEAGAVRVSGRVAKPSTEVRAGDQLEVDFPSRFLRVKVLTADEGEIKRKAAAFEVLEDRKVSREEPW; encoded by the coding sequence TTGAGGGTGGACAAGTTTCTTAAGCTTGCCAGGATAGTGAAGCGGCGCACGGTGGCCCAGGAGATGGCGGAGGCGGGTGCGGTCCGGGTATCGGGCCGGGTGGCGAAGCCCTCAACGGAGGTGAGGGCGGGGGACCAGCTGGAGGTGGACTTCCCGTCCCGGTTCCTGCGGGTGAAGGTCCTCACCGCCGACGAGGGGGAGATCAAGCGCAAGGCCGCCGCGTTCGAGGTTCTGGAGGACAGGAAGGTCTCCAGGGAGGAGCCCTGGTGA
- a CDS encoding RidA family protein produces the protein MKRIVNTDKAPGAIGPYSQGVAAGPFYFFSGQIPLDPKTGEMVGDDAASQAERVLENVKALLESEGMDFSNVIKTTVFITDMANFGAVNQVYSRYFTDQYPARSCVAVAALPKGALVEIEVVAYKG, from the coding sequence TTGAAGAGGATAGTGAACACGGACAAGGCCCCGGGGGCCATAGGACCCTACAGCCAGGGTGTGGCGGCGGGTCCCTTCTACTTCTTCTCCGGCCAGATCCCCCTGGATCCCAAGACCGGGGAGATGGTGGGGGACGATGCGGCCTCCCAGGCGGAGCGGGTGCTTGAGAACGTGAAGGCCCTCCTGGAGTCTGAGGGGATGGATTTCAGCAACGTCATCAAGACCACGGTCTTCATCACCGACATGGCCAACTTCGGGGCGGTCAACCAGGTCTACTCCCGCTACTTCACCGATCAGTACCCCGCCAGGTCCTGCGTGGCCGTGGCCGCCCTGCCTAAGGGTGCCCTGGTGGAGATAGAGGTGGTAGCCTACAAGGGCTAG
- the dtd gene encoding D-aminoacyl-tRNA deacylase: protein MRVVLQRVSRASVSVDHQVVGQIGPGVCLLVGFSPRDAMDQVNWMADKVVNLRIFEDEKGKLNLSLLDVEGEVLVVSQFTLYGDCVKGRRPSFTDAAPPDVAVELYDAFVEALRARVPVVRTGVFGAHMEVELVNHGPVTLIIESTGRVSG from the coding sequence ATGAGGGTGGTGCTTCAGCGGGTCTCAAGGGCCAGCGTGTCGGTGGACCACCAGGTGGTGGGCCAGATAGGCCCAGGGGTGTGCCTCCTGGTGGGGTTCTCCCCCAGGGACGCCATGGACCAGGTGAACTGGATGGCCGACAAGGTGGTAAACTTGAGGATCTTCGAGGACGAAAAGGGGAAGCTGAACCTGTCGCTCCTGGACGTGGAGGGGGAGGTCCTGGTGGTGTCCCAGTTCACCCTCTACGGGGACTGCGTCAAAGGGCGTCGCCCGTCCTTCACCGACGCAGCTCCGCCGGATGTGGCGGTGGAGCTGTACGACGCCTTCGTTGAGGCCCTGAGGGCCCGGGTCCCGGTGGTGAGGACCGGGGTCTTCGGGGCCCATATGGAGGTGGAGCTGGTGAACCACGGGCCGGTCACGCTGATAATCGAATCCACAGGGAGGGTTTCCGGTTGA
- the yajC gene encoding preprotein translocase subunit YajC, protein MGNQQQGLMGMLMPLALFVVIFYFLIIRPQKKKQKAHEEMLASISRGDKVVTAGGFFGTVRDILDDSFIIEVDEGVKMRILKGSISYKRTPEGEKPAPKAKKESEEKKD, encoded by the coding sequence TTGGGTAACCAGCAGCAGGGTCTCATGGGCATGTTGATGCCACTGGCGCTATTCGTGGTGATATTCTACTTCCTCATAATACGGCCCCAGAAGAAGAAGCAGAAGGCCCACGAGGAGATGCTGGCCTCCATAAGCAGGGGGGACAAGGTGGTGACCGCCGGGGGCTTCTTCGGCACCGTCCGGGACATCCTGGACGACAGCTTCATCATCGAGGTGGACGAGGGGGTCAAGATGCGGATCCTGAAGGGCTCCATCTCCTACAAGAGGACCCCCGAGGGGGAGAAGCCGGCTCCCAAGGCCAAGAAGGAGTCCGAGGAGAAGAAGGACTAG
- a CDS encoding RelA/SpoT family protein produces MESFVGRLPEDHRVSSVRVPLQELWTKASKYLDRQDLMKLGEALVFAANAHREQRRHSGEPYIVHSISVAAILADMGLDVETLSAALLHDVLEDTEVGKEEMLSRFGEGVLTMVDGVTKLGKLAFKSMEDYQAENLRKMFLVMAKDIRVVLIKLADRLHNMRTLQAHRRDKQITIAKETLEIYAPLAHRLGIYNVKRELEDLCFKILEPDIYYEIRRRVRKKLPEREAIIKQALDVLQGKLKEEGIEAYLSGRPKHFYSIYEKMRRKNLSLDQLYDLLALRVIVGTVAECYQVLGLVHTIWKPIPGQFDDYIANPKSNMYQSLHTTVLGPSGEPLEVQIRTWEMHWLAEYGVAAHWHYKEGKRRVDQIDQKLSWIRQVLETQQEGSPAEFLDSLKTDVLTSEVLVFTPKGDVVSLPNGSTPIDFAYAIHTEVGHKCVGAMVNGRIVPMDHKLSNGDIVRVLTSPQGKPSRDWLKIARSSRTRNKIKAYFRQMDRADREERVERGRDLLQRELNKRIPYGTVTVDMIMPQLNQLAHDMGYGGGEELIALVGSGNHTPSGILSRISLERFEKDRERERPQETVPEVTSPPPQRKEVDAEIVVEGAEGVLVSLAQCCRPVPGDPIVGTVTKSRGITVHRSDCVNLRGKGDDKLVTVFWGRPKTKYTARILIEGFDRPGLFSDVTSAIGVMDGSLVGVKANVIGNAKARMACDVMVNDLEHLYRIMGRISQVNGVSGVQRG; encoded by the coding sequence ATGGAGAGCTTCGTGGGGCGGCTACCGGAGGATCACCGGGTATCGTCGGTCCGGGTCCCCCTGCAGGAGCTCTGGACCAAGGCGTCCAAGTACCTGGACAGGCAGGATCTGATGAAGTTAGGGGAGGCGCTGGTCTTCGCCGCAAACGCCCACCGGGAGCAGCGACGCCACAGCGGCGAGCCCTACATAGTCCACTCCATCAGCGTGGCGGCCATCCTGGCCGACATGGGGCTGGACGTGGAGACCCTCTCGGCGGCGCTCCTCCACGACGTGCTGGAGGACACGGAGGTGGGCAAGGAGGAGATGCTGAGCCGGTTCGGCGAGGGGGTCCTCACCATGGTGGATGGGGTCACCAAGCTGGGCAAGCTGGCCTTCAAGTCCATGGAGGACTACCAGGCGGAGAACCTGCGGAAGATGTTCCTGGTGATGGCCAAGGACATAAGGGTGGTGCTGATAAAGCTGGCGGACCGGCTCCACAACATGAGGACCCTTCAGGCCCACCGGCGGGACAAGCAGATAACCATCGCCAAGGAGACCTTGGAGATATACGCCCCCCTGGCGCATAGGCTCGGCATATACAACGTGAAGCGGGAGCTGGAGGACCTGTGCTTCAAGATACTGGAGCCGGACATCTACTACGAGATCCGGCGCCGGGTCCGGAAGAAGCTCCCCGAGCGGGAGGCCATAATAAAGCAGGCCCTGGATGTGCTCCAGGGGAAGCTCAAGGAGGAGGGGATCGAGGCCTACCTGAGCGGCCGGCCCAAGCACTTCTACAGCATCTACGAGAAGATGAGGCGGAAGAACCTGTCCCTGGACCAGCTCTACGACCTCCTGGCCCTCCGGGTGATCGTGGGGACCGTGGCGGAGTGCTACCAGGTGCTGGGGCTGGTGCACACCATATGGAAGCCCATACCGGGCCAGTTCGACGACTACATAGCCAACCCGAAGAGCAACATGTACCAGTCGCTACACACCACCGTCCTTGGCCCCAGCGGGGAGCCGCTGGAGGTCCAGATAAGGACCTGGGAGATGCACTGGCTGGCGGAGTACGGGGTGGCGGCCCACTGGCACTACAAGGAAGGCAAACGGCGGGTAGACCAGATAGACCAGAAGCTGTCCTGGATAAGACAGGTGCTGGAGACCCAGCAGGAGGGGTCCCCGGCGGAGTTCCTGGACAGCCTCAAGACCGACGTGCTCACCTCCGAGGTGCTGGTATTCACCCCCAAGGGGGACGTGGTGTCCCTGCCCAACGGCTCCACCCCCATAGACTTCGCCTACGCGATCCATACCGAAGTGGGGCATAAGTGCGTGGGCGCCATGGTGAACGGCCGGATCGTTCCCATGGACCACAAGCTCTCCAACGGGGACATCGTCCGGGTGCTCACCTCCCCCCAGGGGAAGCCCTCCCGGGACTGGCTCAAGATAGCCCGGAGCAGCCGGACCAGGAACAAGATAAAGGCCTACTTCCGCCAGATGGACCGGGCGGACCGGGAGGAACGGGTAGAGAGGGGAAGGGACCTCCTGCAGCGGGAGCTGAACAAGCGGATCCCCTACGGGACGGTCACGGTGGACATGATCATGCCCCAGCTGAACCAGCTGGCCCACGACATGGGCTACGGGGGCGGCGAGGAGCTCATCGCCCTGGTGGGGTCCGGGAACCACACCCCCTCGGGGATCCTCTCCCGGATATCCCTCGAGAGGTTCGAGAAGGACCGGGAGAGGGAGAGGCCCCAGGAGACGGTGCCGGAGGTGACGTCCCCGCCGCCCCAGCGCAAGGAGGTGGACGCGGAGATAGTGGTGGAGGGTGCCGAGGGGGTGCTGGTCTCCCTGGCCCAGTGCTGCCGACCGGTCCCCGGGGACCCCATAGTGGGTACGGTCACCAAGAGCCGGGGCATCACGGTCCACCGCTCCGACTGCGTCAACCTCCGGGGCAAGGGGGATGACAAGCTGGTCACCGTCTTCTGGGGTAGGCCAAAGACCAAGTACACCGCCCGGATCCTCATAGAGGGCTTCGACCGGCCGGGGCTCTTCTCGGATGTCACCTCCGCCATAGGGGTGATGGACGGGTCCCTGGTGGGGGTCAAGGCCAACGTGATAGGGAACGCCAAGGCCAGGATGGCCTGCGACGTGATGGTGAACGACCTGGAGCACCTCTATCGGATAATGGGCAGGATCAGCCAGGTCAACGGGGTGTCGGGAGTGCAGCGGGGGTGA
- the secF gene encoding protein translocase subunit SecF yields MFNKSSLNIPFMRYRRVALAISAVAVVLSLLLVLTRGLNLGVDYTGGVLMHLELPREAQVGDIRSVVSPRVSGEPIIQAYGPRDFMLRLKSPSEAERKAVLSVLRERFGDVKVLKLETVGPVVGAELKSEAMVALALALLGILLYMAFRFQFRFGVAAVLSLVHDAAIMLGVYSLTGREVSVSFIAAVLTVVGYSLNDSIVVLDRIRENWRDVPKKGISQVVDDSINQTLSRTINTSLTTLLPVLAMFFLGGDVISNFAFAFLVGIGVGTYSSIYIAGAILAEWFLKSPVR; encoded by the coding sequence ATGTTCAACAAGAGTAGCTTAAACATTCCGTTCATGCGCTACCGGCGAGTTGCCCTGGCGATCAGCGCGGTGGCGGTGGTGCTTAGCCTCCTGTTGGTCCTTACCCGGGGGCTCAACCTGGGGGTGGACTACACCGGCGGGGTTCTGATGCACCTGGAGCTCCCCCGGGAGGCCCAGGTGGGGGACATAAGGTCCGTGGTGTCCCCCCGTGTTTCCGGGGAGCCCATAATCCAGGCCTACGGGCCCAGGGACTTCATGCTACGCCTCAAGAGCCCCTCCGAGGCGGAGCGCAAGGCGGTGCTGTCGGTCCTTAGGGAGAGGTTTGGGGACGTGAAGGTCCTCAAGCTGGAGACCGTGGGTCCCGTGGTGGGGGCGGAGCTCAAGTCCGAGGCCATGGTAGCCCTGGCGCTGGCCCTCCTGGGCATCCTCCTCTACATGGCGTTCCGGTTCCAGTTCAGGTTCGGCGTGGCGGCGGTGCTTTCCCTGGTCCACGACGCGGCCATAATGCTGGGGGTCTACAGCCTCACCGGCCGGGAGGTGTCGGTATCCTTCATAGCCGCGGTGCTCACCGTTGTGGGTTACTCCCTCAACGACTCCATCGTGGTGCTGGACCGGATCCGGGAGAACTGGAGGGACGTGCCCAAGAAGGGCATATCCCAGGTGGTGGACGACTCAATCAACCAGACCCTCTCCAGGACCATAAACACGTCCCTCACCACCTTGCTCCCGGTGCTGGCCATGTTCTTCCTGGGGGGAGACGTGATATCCAACTTCGCCTTCGCCTTCCTGGTGGGCATAGGGGTCGGAACCTACAGCTCCATATACATAGCTGGGGCCATCCTCGCCGAGTGGTTCCTCAAGTCACCCGTCAGGTAG
- a CDS encoding single-stranded-DNA-specific exonuclease RecJ translates to MSQFLSAVAGIRGWGEEEFLSWLWADLQQELEAIPLAEPEVRALQVISSVRPGERVIIYGDYDVDGLSATTLAMELMLARGAAVRYFIPHRFLEGYGFHVNTARKIAARGCDLLLVVDCGTKDVEALEVIDQAGIPTVVFDHHTPGDGLPKGVLVNPHCFDLPTPLTALCAAGVLWSWIWRSRIMDRSWTAARLDLACLATVADCMDLSVPLNRCIVKEGLKLIRRSPRRGIGALLGRLGVEPQDVDEEVLSMKLIPCLNAPGRLDLAEEAVRLLYPGDGSVEPLVDRVLSLNEERRRLSSVIMKDAQGDLDRHVYHGKDWPVGVLSSVASRLCNDRGRPVALVAPAGDGLRGTLRIPNGAGDAVKILSRMSHMLSAFGGHRCAAGFSVQRHHWEAVREGLEAALRELPSDRCRLDVIHWPLDRIDQSMEEDLDALGPFGMGNPAPLLYHPGGFQVEPMGRTGRVSKLLAQGREIVAFASPLELQGMEARGIVYRPKMEAWRGRRRLKLYLEKVVLSSGEGVDR, encoded by the coding sequence ATGTCGCAGTTCCTATCCGCCGTGGCGGGGATCCGGGGCTGGGGGGAGGAGGAGTTCCTATCGTGGCTCTGGGCGGACCTCCAGCAGGAGCTGGAGGCGATCCCGTTGGCGGAACCGGAGGTCCGGGCCCTGCAGGTCATATCATCCGTGAGGCCCGGGGAGCGGGTCATAATATACGGGGACTACGACGTGGACGGACTCTCCGCCACCACCCTGGCGATGGAGCTCATGCTGGCCCGGGGGGCTGCGGTGCGTTACTTCATCCCCCATCGCTTCCTGGAGGGCTACGGCTTCCACGTGAACACCGCCCGGAAGATAGCCGCCCGGGGGTGTGACCTGCTGCTGGTGGTGGACTGCGGCACCAAGGACGTGGAGGCCCTGGAGGTCATAGACCAGGCGGGGATCCCAACGGTGGTGTTCGATCACCACACCCCGGGGGATGGTCTACCCAAGGGAGTCCTGGTGAACCCGCACTGCTTCGACCTCCCCACCCCCCTCACGGCCCTCTGCGCCGCCGGGGTCCTCTGGTCATGGATATGGCGAAGCCGAATAATGGACAGGTCCTGGACCGCCGCCCGGCTGGACCTGGCCTGTCTGGCCACCGTGGCGGACTGCATGGACCTGTCGGTGCCGCTCAACCGGTGCATCGTCAAGGAGGGCCTCAAACTGATCCGCCGGAGCCCCAGGAGGGGCATAGGTGCCCTGCTGGGTAGGCTCGGGGTGGAGCCCCAGGACGTGGACGAGGAGGTCCTCTCCATGAAGCTGATCCCCTGCCTCAACGCCCCGGGCAGGCTGGACCTGGCGGAGGAGGCGGTGAGGCTCCTCTATCCCGGGGACGGATCGGTGGAGCCCCTGGTGGACCGGGTGCTGTCCCTGAACGAGGAGCGGCGCCGCCTGTCCTCCGTGATAATGAAGGACGCCCAGGGGGACCTGGACCGGCACGTCTACCACGGCAAGGACTGGCCCGTGGGGGTCCTGAGCAGCGTGGCCAGCCGGCTCTGCAACGACCGGGGCCGCCCGGTGGCCCTGGTGGCCCCCGCGGGGGATGGCCTTAGGGGTACCCTTAGGATCCCCAACGGCGCCGGCGATGCGGTGAAGATATTGAGTCGCATGTCCCACATGCTAAGCGCCTTCGGTGGACACCGCTGCGCCGCTGGGTTCTCGGTGCAGCGCCACCATTGGGAGGCGGTCAGAGAGGGGCTTGAGGCTGCATTGAGGGAGCTCCCCTCCGACCGGTGCCGGCTGGACGTGATCCACTGGCCCCTGGATCGGATAGACCAGTCCATGGAGGAGGACCTGGACGCCCTGGGCCCCTTCGGAATGGGGAACCCGGCGCCCCTCCTGTATCACCCCGGGGGCTTCCAGGTGGAGCCCATGGGGAGGACCGGCCGGGTCAGCAAGCTGCTGGCCCAGGGGAGGGAGATAGTGGCCTTCGCCTCCCCCCTGGAGCTCCAGGGGATGGAGGCCAGGGGGATAGTGTACAGGCCCAAGATGGAGGCCTGGCGGGGCAGGCGCCGACTCAAGCTGTACCTGGAGAAGGTGGTCCTGTCCTCCGGGGAGGGGGTGGACCGTTGA
- a CDS encoding MBL fold metallo-hydrolase translates to MSINLRRFPLGELWTNFYLVWDEGGAAFGVDPGGSCPEVVDFIAQRGLRLEWVLLTHGHWDHMGGLGDLRSLSAHGVGIHRLDREALVDPRVNLSTFLGQEGAFEPADRLLEEGDLLQVGAMGVRVIHTPGHTRGSCCFLVEAEGDRILLSGDTLFARSVGRTDLPGGDGDQLEGSIRRLSELDRSIRVYPGHGPETTLGEESLHNPFWPR, encoded by the coding sequence TTGAGCATAAACTTGAGACGCTTCCCGCTGGGGGAGCTTTGGACCAACTTCTACCTGGTCTGGGATGAGGGGGGCGCCGCCTTCGGGGTGGATCCAGGGGGCAGCTGTCCCGAGGTGGTGGATTTCATCGCCCAGCGGGGTCTTAGGCTGGAGTGGGTGCTGCTGACCCACGGGCACTGGGACCACATGGGGGGCCTGGGAGACCTCAGATCCCTCTCCGCCCACGGGGTGGGGATCCATCGCCTTGACCGGGAGGCCCTGGTGGATCCCCGGGTCAACCTGTCCACCTTCCTGGGCCAGGAGGGGGCCTTCGAGCCCGCGGACCGGCTCCTGGAGGAGGGGGACCTTCTCCAGGTGGGGGCCATGGGGGTGAGGGTGATCCACACCCCGGGGCACACCAGGGGGAGCTGCTGCTTCCTGGTGGAGGCGGAGGGGGATAGGATCCTGCTCTCCGGGGATACCCTCTTTGCCCGGAGCGTGGGCAGGACCGACCTGCCCGGGGGGGACGGTGACCAGCTGGAGGGGTCCATAAGGAGGCTGTCGGAGCTGGATCGGTCCATCCGGGTCTACCCGGGGCACGGGCCGGAGACCACGTTGGGGGAGGAGAGCCTTCACAACCCCTTCTGGCCCCGGTGA
- a CDS encoding redox-sensing transcriptional repressor Rex, which produces MRVAEPTVERLVQYYRLLEQLREEGRLVVSSHQMGEMLGIKASQVRKDLSYFGEIGKRGVGYHVDRLYGHISRILASPQIWRIGLVGVGHLGYALLGHSAFRSDKFRIDALFDVDPAKVGQEISGVPCFHLNDLPEVVRERDIQVLILTVPASAAQACVDKAVESQVVKGILSFASTALVAPEGMLVYRVDISVELEKLLFFLKGGAGV; this is translated from the coding sequence ATGAGGGTGGCTGAGCCTACCGTCGAGCGGCTGGTGCAATACTACCGGCTCCTGGAGCAGCTCCGAGAGGAGGGCCGGCTGGTGGTCTCCTCCCATCAGATGGGGGAGATGCTGGGCATAAAGGCCAGCCAGGTCCGGAAGGACCTATCCTACTTCGGTGAGATAGGCAAGAGGGGCGTGGGTTACCACGTGGACCGGCTCTACGGCCACATAAGCAGGATCCTGGCGTCCCCCCAGATCTGGAGGATAGGCCTGGTGGGGGTGGGACACCTGGGGTATGCCCTGCTGGGTCACTCCGCCTTCCGGAGCGATAAGTTCAGGATCGACGCCCTGTTCGACGTGGATCCCGCCAAGGTGGGGCAGGAGATAAGCGGGGTGCCCTGCTTTCACCTGAACGACCTTCCAGAGGTGGTGAGGGAGAGGGACATCCAGGTGCTTATCCTCACGGTGCCCGCCTCGGCGGCCCAGGCCTGCGTGGACAAGGCGGTGGAGAGCCAGGTGGTGAAGGGGATCCTCTCCTTTGCCTCCACCGCCCTGGTGGCGCCGGAGGGCATGCTGGTCTACCGGGTGGACATATCGGTGGAGCTGGAGAAGTTGCTCTTCTTCTTGAAAGGGGGCGCGGGTGTTTAA
- the secD gene encoding protein translocase subunit SecD: MTRRDFWRLGLVLLVALVAAAVAFPLDGRIRLGLDLKGGAQILLRAKGTPDNPLTEDGIQRLLAVLRNRIDQYGVVEPQIQRQGGDRILVLLPGVEDPDAALDLIGKTALLEFRSVLGASPELPPGPERRNYDSDEAYNAAKARWEAIKAQADQVAEEMRKSAPEGSLVAKGEDGRWYLLGRPYLTGKELKDARTSFDQFGRPVVSLKFNDAGAKLFDEATAQNVGRQIAIVLDGVVVSAPVVQERIRGGEAQISGRFTEAEAKRLAIMLRAGALPVGVEILENRSVGPTLGADSISRGIRAGLIGAGLVALFMLVFYGLMGLAADVALAVAVTLVMAAMVLLKSTLTLPGIGGIILTIGMAVDGNILIYERIKEERRAGKTLLAALDAGFRKALTVILDSNVTTLIAAAVLFYFGTGPIRGFAVTLSIGVVASVFCNVVVTRAILQILMGRRRAAL; encoded by the coding sequence ATGACCAGAAGGGACTTCTGGCGGTTGGGCCTGGTCCTGCTGGTGGCCCTGGTGGCTGCCGCGGTGGCCTTTCCGCTGGATGGTAGGATAAGGCTCGGCCTGGACCTGAAGGGCGGGGCTCAGATACTCTTGAGGGCCAAGGGGACCCCGGACAACCCCCTCACAGAGGACGGGATCCAGCGGCTGTTGGCGGTGCTGAGAAACCGGATCGACCAGTACGGGGTGGTGGAGCCCCAGATACAGCGCCAGGGAGGGGACCGGATCCTGGTCCTGCTCCCCGGGGTGGAGGATCCGGACGCGGCGCTGGATCTGATAGGCAAGACGGCGCTCCTGGAGTTCCGCTCGGTGCTCGGGGCCTCTCCGGAGTTGCCCCCGGGGCCCGAGAGGCGGAACTACGATAGCGACGAGGCCTACAACGCCGCCAAGGCCCGCTGGGAAGCCATAAAGGCCCAGGCGGACCAGGTGGCGGAGGAGATGCGCAAGTCCGCCCCGGAGGGGAGCCTGGTGGCCAAGGGGGAGGACGGCCGGTGGTACCTGCTGGGCAGGCCCTACCTGACCGGCAAGGAGCTCAAGGACGCCCGGACCAGCTTCGACCAGTTCGGTCGCCCGGTGGTGTCCCTCAAGTTCAACGACGCGGGGGCCAAGCTGTTCGACGAGGCCACCGCCCAGAACGTGGGACGCCAGATCGCCATAGTGCTCGACGGGGTGGTGGTGTCCGCCCCGGTGGTGCAGGAGAGGATAAGGGGCGGCGAGGCCCAGATATCTGGCCGGTTCACCGAGGCGGAGGCCAAGAGGCTGGCCATAATGCTCAGGGCCGGAGCCCTCCCGGTGGGGGTGGAGATCCTGGAGAACCGGTCCGTGGGGCCCACCCTGGGGGCGGACTCCATAAGCCGGGGCATAAGGGCGGGGCTCATCGGCGCTGGTTTGGTGGCCCTGTTCATGCTGGTCTTCTACGGCCTCATGGGCCTTGCGGCGGACGTGGCCCTGGCGGTGGCGGTCACCCTGGTGATGGCCGCCATGGTGCTCCTCAAGTCGACCCTAACCCTTCCCGGCATAGGGGGTATCATCCTCACCATAGGGATGGCGGTGGACGGTAACATCCTGATATACGAGAGGATCAAGGAGGAGCGCCGGGCGGGGAAGACCCTGCTGGCCGCCCTGGACGCGGGCTTCAGGAAGGCCCTCACGGTCATCCTGGACTCCAACGTAACCACCCTCATAGCGGCGGCGGTGTTGTTCTACTTCGGCACCGGACCCATACGGGGCTTCGCCGTCACCCTGAGCATCGGCGTGGTGGCGTCGGTGTTCTGCAACGTGGTGGTCACCCGGGCCATCCTGCAGATCCTCATGGGACGCCGCAGGGCGGCCCTCTAG
- a CDS encoding LapA family protein: MKSYILAIAFSMLLSAVYAFQNGAAVTVRFLFLERTMPQGIWEVLLFAAGVVLMWITSLFALMEVRGKLKAKVKALEERVSTLEEEKRALMGMGRSVQLEEPAPLYQEEGQTGTE, translated from the coding sequence ATGAAGAGCTACATATTGGCCATAGCGTTCTCCATGTTGCTGTCGGCGGTCTACGCCTTCCAGAACGGGGCGGCGGTGACGGTCAGGTTCCTGTTCCTGGAGAGGACCATGCCCCAGGGGATATGGGAGGTCCTCCTCTTCGCCGCCGGCGTGGTCCTCATGTGGATCACCTCCCTCTTCGCCCTCATGGAGGTCCGGGGGAAGCTCAAGGCCAAGGTCAAGGCCCTGGAGGAGCGGGTATCGACCCTGGAGGAGGAGAAGCGGGCGTTGATGGGCATGGGCCGATCGGTCCAGCTTGAGGAGCCGGCCCCCCTATACCAGGAGGAAGGACAGACCGGGACGGAATGA